The following coding sequences are from one Oncorhynchus clarkii lewisi isolate Uvic-CL-2024 chromosome 20, UVic_Ocla_1.0, whole genome shotgun sequence window:
- the LOC139376523 gene encoding growth/differentiation factor 2-like: protein MQCSRRFLFQMCLSLLVSTGSCRCKPLNDVLQSEDRGGFSETSEQDLVEEEDRLHSFLGTMKEGFLRKLNLSDVPREHSKIYPPPFMIELYNKYASDTSSMPRSDVIRSFTVQDVSHSEKNGTKSKHRLLFNVTVPNHEEVNMAELRLFTLLDNRTTSTSTNGIGASIKVYEVEYKGNKAIAHLVDGKEVIGTHHSWETFDVTTAIQSWVKSDRGASEFEVVVDRWDCGPFKGGGLDVSVGVGVRDNTAAALIVFSDDLGSRKREAKKELREMIVHEEETLFSGSDWQGTDYNEIPVDLHPRRKRQADTNYCRRTSMRVNFKDIGWDQWIVAPPEYDAFECRGVCYYPLTDDMTPSKHALIQTLVNLKNPKKANMACCVPTKLDPITVMYQENGVITIRHPYEEMKVAKCGCR from the exons ATGCAGTGCTCAAGGCGTTTCCTCTTCCAGATGTGTCTGAGTTTGCTGGTGTCCACGGGCTCCTGTCGGTGCAAACCACTGAACGATGTCCTCCAAAGTGAAGATCGCGGGGGCTTCTCTGAGACTTCCGAGCAGGACCTGGTCGAAGAGGAGGACAGGTTACACAGCTTTCTGGGAACCATGAAGGAAGGGTTTCTGAGGAAACTCAATCTATCCGATGTCCCACGGGAGCACAGCAAGATATACCCACCGCCGTTCATGATTGAACTGTACAACAAGTATGCCTCCGACACGTCCTCGATGCCTCGTTCTGATGTCATTCGCAGCTTCACCGTTCAAG ATGTCAGTCACTCTGAAAAAAATGGCACCAAGTCAAAACACAGACTTCTGTTCAATGTAACTGTCCCAAATCACGAAGAGGTCAACATGGCAGAACTCAGGCTGTTCACCCTGCTGGATAATAGGACAACCTCAACCTCTACCAATGGGATCGGGGCTTCCATAAAGGTCTATGAAGTGGAGTATAAAGGAAACAAGGCCATTGCCCACCTTGTGGATGGGAAAGAGGTCATTGGGACCCATCACTCTTGGGAAACTTTCGATGTGACCACTGCCATCCAGAGTTGGGTCAAGTCGGACCGCGGGGCCAGTGAGTTTGAAGTGGTGGTCGACAGGTGGGACTGTGGGCCTTTCAAAGGCGGAGGTTTGGACGTGAGTGTGGGCGTGGGCGTGAGGGATAACACGGCAGCTGCTTTGATCGTCTTCTCCGACGACCTggggagcaggaagagagaggccAAGAAGGAGCTGAGGGAGATGATAGTTCATGAGGAAGAGACACTCTTCTCAGGGAGCGACTGGCAAGGGACCGACTACAATGAGATCCCCGTGGACCTACACCCCAGGCGGAAGAGGCAGGCGGACACCAACTACTGCCGACGGACCTCCATGCGAGTCAACTTCAAAGACATCGGCTGGGACCAGTGGATCGTAGCGCCCCCTGAGTATGACGCCTTTGAGTGTAGAGGGGTGTGTTACTACCCCCTGACTGACGACATGACCCCTTCCAAACACGCCCTCATCCAGACCCTGGTCAATCTCAAGAACCCCAAAAAAGCCAACATGGCGTGTTGCGTTCCCACAAAACTCGACCCCATCACGGTCATGTACCAGGAGAATGGTGTCATCACTATACGACACCCGTACGAGGAGATGAAGGTGGCAAAGTGTGGATGTAGGTAG
- the LOC139376521 gene encoding retinol-binding protein 3-like: MAVSRFSQALLVLFCHVLYSSASFQPALVLDMAKILLDNYCFPENLVGMQEAIQQAINSGEILKISDRKTLASVLTAGVQGALNDPRLTVSFEPNFVPVMPPALPSLPTEQLIRLVRNSVKLEFLENNVGYLRIDRIIGEETAAKLGPLLRENIWTKVTHASSLIFDLRYSTAGELDGVPFIISYFSDPEPLIHIDTVFDRPSNTTKELWTMSSIMGERYGKRKDLIVLTSKRTMGAAEAIAYTLKHLNRAIIVGERSAGGSVKVQKIRIGDSGFYITVPVARSVNPITGQSWEVSGVSPSVNINAKEAVANAKNLLAVRSAIPNAVQSVSDIIRQYYSFTDRVPALLQHLESTDFFSVISEEDLAIKINYELQSVSEDPRLVIKLTQDHPVIIEEDFEPENIPNDPAFLTNLVDTVFKVRILTGNTGYLRFDKFGDVSVMAKLGEQIAQKIWEPLKDTENLIIDLRYNTGGSSASMGILLSFLQDPSQQFHFFTLYDRIQNTTTEFNTLSGLPGPPYGSKRGVYILTSYYTAGAGEEFAYLMQSLHRGTVIGEITSGTLMHSKSFQVEDTDIVITVPFINIIDNNGECWLGGGVVPDAIVLAEEAVDHTHEIIEFHREVRSLVEGTGELLEVHYAIPEVANKVSRVLLIKWAEGSYRSVVDYESLASQLTADLQETSGDHRLHIFYCDIEPESLHDMPKIPTAEEVGYIIDALFKIEVMPGNVGYFRFDMMADIEVMRAIGPELIKLVWSKLVNTDTMIIDMRYNTGGYSTAIPLLCTYFFDAEPLRHLYTVFDRSTTTMTEVMTLPQIQGQRYGSTKDIYILTSHMTGSAAEAFTRTMKDLNRATVIGEPTIGGSLSSATYQIGNSILYASIPNQVVLSAVTGKVWSVSGVEPHVVAQANDALSVAQRIIAARLLKRDQGK, from the coding sequence ATGGCAGTAAGTCGGTTCTCACAAGCGTTGCTGGTGCTTTTCTGCCATGTTCTCTACTCCAGTGCTTCCTTCCAGCCAGCTCTGGTGCTGGATATGGCAAAAATTCTCCTCGACAACTACTGCTTCCCTGAGAATCTAGTCGGGATGCAGGAGGCCATTCAGCAAGCCATCAACAGCGGAGAAATCCTCAAAATATCTGACCGCAAGACCTTAGCATCTGTGCTGACGGCTGGCGTGCAGGGTGCACTCAATGACCCTCGGCTGACTGTGTCCTTCGAGCCAAACTTTGTCCCGGTGATGCCGCCTGCTCTCCCATCTCTTCCCACGGAGCAGCTCATCCGGCTGGTCAGAAACTCTGTGAAACTGGAGTTCCTTGAGAACAATGTCGGCTACCTGAGGATCGACCGGATTATAGGGGAGGAGACAGCAGCCAAGCTTGGCCCGCTGCTCCGGGAGAACATCTGGACCAAGGTCACCCACGCCTCCTCGTTAATCTTTGATCTGCGCTACAGCACAGCTGGGGAGCTGGACGGAGTCCCTTTCATCATCTCCTACTTCTCCGACCCAGAACCTCTCATTCACATTGACACTGTGTTTGATCGGCCCTCCAATACCACTAAGGAGCTGTGGACTATGTCATCTATCATGGGAGAGAGGTATGGAAAGAGAAAAGACCTCATCGTATTAACCAGTAAGCGTACTATGGGTGCGGCTGAGGCAATCGCCTACACTCTGAAGCATTTGAACAGGGCTATAATTGTTGGAGAGAGGTCAGCCGGGGGGTCAGTGAAAGTGCAGAAGATAAGAATAGGAGATTCTGGTTTCTACATCACAGTTCCTGTGGCCAGGTCAGTGAACCCAATAACAGGCCAAAGCTGGGAAGTGAGTGGAGTATCTCCCTCTGTAAATATCAATGCCAAGGAGGCTGTTGCCAATGCCAAAAATCTACTGGCTGTCAGGAGTGCCATTCCAAACGCTGTCCAGAGCGTCTCTGACATCATCAGGCAGTACTACTCATTCACAGACAGAGTACCGGCTCTCCTTCAACATCTGGAATCCACCGATTTcttttctgtcatttcagagGAGGACCTGGCGATTAAAATCAACTACGAACTGCAGTCTGTGTCAGAGGACCCTCGTCTGGTGAtcaaactgacccaagatcaccCGGTTATCATTGAGGAAGACTTTGAACCTGAGAACATACCAAACGATCCAGCATTTCTCACAAACCTGGTGGATACAGTCTTCAAAGTACGCATCTTAACTGGAAACACTGGTTATCTCCGCTTTGACAAGTTTGGAGACGTGTCAGTGATGGCCAAATTAGGAGAGCAGATTGCCCAAAAAATCTGGGAGCCCCTCAAAGACACAGAGAACCTCATCATCGATCTGCGATACAACACAGGTGGGTCCTCAGCTTCCATGGGCATCCTGCTCTCCTTCCTCCAAGACCCGTCACAACAGTTCCACTTCTTCACCCTATACGACAGGATCCAGAACACCACCACTGAGTTTAACACGCTTTCcggcctcccaggcccaccctATGGGTCTAAACGGGGAGTGTACATCCTGACTAGTTACTATACTGCTGGTGCTGGGGAGGAATTTGCTTATCTGATGCAGTCTCTGCACCGTGGCACCGTCATCGGGGAAATCACATCCGGGACCCTGATGCACTCCAAGTCCTTCCAGGTGGAAGACACCGACATTGTCATCACCGTCCCCTTCATAAACATCATAGACAACAACGGGGAGTGCTGGCTAGGTGGAGGCGTGGTCCCTGACGCCATAGTGCTTGCTGAGGAGGCCGTTGACCACACCCATGAGATCATAGAGTTTCACAGGGAGGTTCGCTCACTGGTGGAGGGGACGGGGGAGCTCCTGGAAGTACACTACGCCATCCCTGAGGTTGCCAACAAGGTCAGCAGAGTGCTGCTCATCAAATGGGCCGAGGGTTCGTATCGATCGGTGGTGGACTATGAGTCTCTGGCATCCCAACTGACAGCTGACCTCCAGGAGACATCAGGTGACCACCGGCTGCACATATTCTACTGCGACATCGAACCCGAGTCTCTGCATGACATGCCAAAAATCCCAACAGCTGAGGAGGTGGGTTACATCATTGACGCGCTGTTCAAGATTGAGGTGATGCCCGGGAACGTGGGCTACTTCAGGTTCGACATGATGGCAGACATAGAAGTGATGAGAGCCATCGGCCCTGAGCTGATTAAACTGGTGTGGAGCAAGCTGGTGAACACGGACACAATGATCATTGACATGAGATACAACACAGGTGGTTACTCCACAGCCATCCCACTCCTCTGCACCTACTTCTTCGATGCTGAGCCCCTGAGGCACCTCTACACCGTATTTGATCGCTCCACAACCACCATGACCGAGGTCATGACCCTGCCTCAGATCCAGGGTCAGAGGTACGGCTCCACCAAGGATATCTACATCCTCACTAGTCACATGACGGGGTCGGCTGCCGAGGCGTTCACGCGGACCATGAAGGACCTTAACAGGGCGACGGTGATCGGGGAGCCGACCATCGGAGGGTCCCTGTCCAGTGCCACCTACCAGATCGGGAACAGTATCCTGTATGCCTCCATACCTAACCAGGTGGTCTTGAGTGCTGTTACTGGGAAAGTGTGGAGTGTTTCCGGGGTCGAGCCACACGTTGTTGCTCAGGCAAATGATGCTCTGAGTGTTGCACAGAGAATAATTGCAGCTAGGCTTTTAAAGCGAGATCAAGGGAAATAA
- the LOC139376522 gene encoding retinol-binding protein 3-like: MATSLLLLASVLVLSNVAVHSAFAPDLIVSMAKILLDNYCSPEKLTGMQEAIDAASSNTEILSIPDPDTLASVLTGGVQSTISDTRLVISHEPNYVPAVAPALPPLPPDQLIGVLQSSIKLEVLEGNIGYLRIDHIIGEELADKIGTLLLELVWNKILPTSALIFDLRYTGSGELSGIPYIVSYFTDAEPLIHIDSVYDRPTDTTTEMWSMPTLLGERYGTKKPLIILTSANTKGIAEDVAYCLKNLKRATIVGEKTAGGSVKIEKIKVGDTDFYVTVPSAKSVNPITGKSWEVAGVMPDVEIDAEDALAAAIKIINLRAEVPAILEATGALVADNYAFENVGADVAEKLAATSGDYNLISSKVELETKLSADLMTLSGDKCLKTTHNIPALPPMNPSPEMFIELIKVSFHTDLFENNIGYLRFDMFGDFEEVQAIAQIIVEHVWNKVVNTDALIVDLRNNVGGPTTAIAGFCSYFFDADKQVLLDKLYDRPSGTTTELWSLSELTGARYGTKKSLIILTSGATAGAAEEFVYIMKKHGRAMIVGETTNGASHPPETFRVGESEVFLSIPTTHSDTTQGPAWEGAGVAPHIPVPADAALDTAKGILNKHFAGAKK, from the exons ATGGCAACGTCTCTCCTCTTGTTGGCATCGGTGCTGGTCCTCAGCAATGTGGCTGTCCACAGCGCTTTCGCACCCGACCTGATTGTCAGCATGGCTAAAATTCTCCTGGACAACTACTGCTCCCCGGAGAAACTGACTGGCATGCAGGAGGCCATTGACGCTGCAAGCAGCAACACAGAGATCCTCAGCATTCCCGACCCTGACACTCTTGCCTCCGTCCTGACCGGTGGGGTCCAGAGCACCATCAGTGACACCCGGCTGGTCATCTCCCATGAGCCCAACTACGTCCCAGCGGTGGCCCCTGCCTTGCCACCCCTGCCCCCAGACCAGCTCATCGGTGTGCTCCAGAGCTCCATTAAGCTGGAGGTCCTGGAGGGCAACATCGGCTACCTGAGGATCGACCACATCATCGGGGAGGAGTTGGCCGACAAGATTGGCACCCTCCTCCTGGAGCTGGTCTGGAACAAGATCCTGCCCACGTCCGCTCTGATCTTTGACCTTCGCTACACAGGCAGCGGGGAGCTGTCGGGCATCCCATACATTGTGTCTTATTTCACTGATGCCGAACCTCTGATTCACATTGACAGTGTGTACGACCGTCCCACCGACACCACCACCGAGATGTGGTCTATGCCCACACTGCTGGGCGAGAGGTACGGAACAAAGAAGCCTCTTATCATCCTGACCAGTGCAAACACCAAGGGAATTGCAGAGGACGTCGCCTATTGTCTGAAGAACCTCAAGAGGGCCACCATCGTCGGGGAAAAAACCGCTGGCGGGTCCGTGAAAATCGAAAAGATCAAGGTTGGGGACACCGACTTCTATGTCACAGTGCCCTCGGCTAAGTCCGTCAACCCCATCACAGGGAAGTCCTGGGAGGTCGCCGGCGTGATGCCCGATGTTGAGATCGATGCTGAAGATGCCCTGGCCGCTGCCATTAAGATCATTAACCTCCGTGCCGAGGTCCCTGCCATTCTTGAGGCTACTGGCGCTCTGGTGGCCGACAACTACGCCTTTGAGAATGTCGGAGCGGACGTTGCGGAGAAGCTGGCGGCAACGAGCGGTGACTACAACTTGATATCTTCAAAGGTGGAGCTGGAGACAAAACTCTCCGCTGACCTCATGACACTGTCCGGAGACAAATGCCTGAAGACCACCCACAACATCCCAGCCCTGCCACCAATG AATccatctccagagatgtttattGAGCTGATCAAGGTCTCATTCCACACGGATCTGTTTGAGAACAACATTGGTTACCTGCGCTTTGACATGTTTGGTGACTTCGAAGAGGTTCAGGCCATTGCCCAGATCATCGTGGAGCATGTGTGGAACAAAGTTGTTAACACTGATGCTCTGATTGTTGATCTCAG GAACAATGTGGGCGGACCCACCACTGCCATTGCAGGCTTCTGCTCCTACTTCTTTGATGCAGACAAGCAGGTCTTGCTGGACAAACTGTACGACAGACCCTCTGGCACCACTACGGAGCTGTGGTCTCTGTCTGAGCTCACTG GCGCAAGGTACGGCACCAAGAAGAGCCTGATCATCCTGACCAGCGGGGCCACGGCCGGCGCCGCCGAGGAGTTCGTCTACATCATGAAGAAGCATGGCCGGGCCATGATTGTGGGCGAGACCACCAACGGCGCCTCCCACCCCCCTGAGACCTTCCGTGTGGGCGAGAGTGAAGTGTTCCTGAGCATCCCCACCACCCATTCAGATACAACGCAGGGCCCCGCATGGGAGGGGGCTGGGGTTGCCCCTCACATCCCTGTGCCAGCCGACGCAGCCTTGGACACTGCCAAGGGCATCCTCAACAAGCACTTCGCCGGTGCAAAGAAGTGA